The Theileria annulata chromosome 2, complete sequence, *** SEQUENCING IN PROGRESS *** genomic sequence GAGCTGTTTGTGCTCAAATTTGTGTCGATGTGGTTTTTAAGGCTATACCAGTTTAAGTACATTTTCAAGCAATTGTTTTTTGCGTTGTTAAACTTCGCAATATTTGCaggtaaattttaaaagttaGACCATATTTTATTGTATTCCACGATTTTAACCATTTTCAgggtttaaaattaaagaattgAAGGTTACACAACTATCTTTACTACCGTATGTTCAATGTTTACTCCTTCCTCTCACCCTATCTTCAATTGACAATTTCATGctacaaaattttttaccgcttattttaatttcaacaTTTCATTGTTTCTGGATTCGGCTGAATATTTCAAACCTGAATTCTCCCATTTTTATCGTTTTATCTTTATTCACAGTCCTGAGGCTATTCATTTCAATCCCAAATTTCGGACTGTTTTTCCTCATTTTAACTCAATGTGTAACATATCTAATCATTCAACTCACCCAGAAAAGGTTtctcaatattattataatagtTACCATATTATTACCTGTAGACAATATTAATgtgtttatattttaggTATATCTTCTCTTTGTATGTATTGTTTTCCCAAGCCATTGTATTTTTAACCTCAATTGTCTTTACTAAATTCAATTCAATCCTCGATTTCAACAAGTTTCACGTCTTCACCAGAAACGTGGTATTCAGAAATAACATCGAAGCACTTTTCATCAATCTTTTTTATCATATTGTAATGACTTAGTTGTTTACTTATGTTagttattagttatataccaGTATAAATTGTGTTTTAGGTGATATTTCTATTAAGTATATTTGTGATATTATATCTACTGTCGATGGAACAGGGGGataaatttagaataatGAATACCTCCTTTTGTTCTCTAGTGTTTTTACATTCTGTATTCAAATTGCTCCATTTTCTCATTATGTATAAAGATAATGGTATGTTTAAGCTTTTATTAATGTCATAGGGTTGACGAATTTTAATGTATTGTTATCGTATATCTTGGAGTATAACTccataatttttatactcTTTTGTATTCTTACAACCGTG encodes the following:
- a CDS encoding uncharacterized protein (all_bases.cand.1352 - signal peptide, transmembrane domains;~membrane protein, putative;~12 probable transmembrane helices predicted for TA14655 by TMHMM2.0 at aa 33-51, 82-101, 108-127, 131-148, 155-177, 202-224, 236-258, 278-300, 320-351, 384-403, 447-469 and 484-506) — protein: MQINYFSMCRVGFELFVLKFVSMWFLRLYQFKYIFKQLFFALLNFAIFAGFKIKELKVTQLSLLPYVQCLLLPLTLSSIDNFMLQNFLPLILISTFHCFWIRLNISNLNSPIFIVLSLFTVLRLFISIPNFGLFFLILTQCVTYLIIQLTQKRYIFSLYVLFSQAIVFLTSIVFTKFNSILDFNKFHVFTRNVVFRNNIEALFINLFYHIVIFLLSIFVILYLLSMEQGDKFRIMNTSFCSLVFLHSVFKLLHFLIMYKDNGLTNFNVLLSYILEYNSIIFILFCILTTVIIFMAIGLNLKYSNDVYRSKPKIRKWLHLLIVLFCYYSFFLHLEILLALIFAILIVLFVFIELLRINNLLFDPIAEFFTNIYKSLGHDDEVHKFEVSTITMLSGILIPILFELKSDKFDWARASLGIATIGIGDSMASVVGSKYEGNRYNNKSLQGLVSFFLSCFFSLVLTSFIQHGFLDNFKKLFYVSLFSSVFEVLYYTFNYLRNWGYNVVLVFVDRRG